A window from Brachyhypopomus gauderio isolate BG-103 chromosome 6, BGAUD_0.2, whole genome shotgun sequence encodes these proteins:
- the sytl1 gene encoding synaptotagmin-like protein 1, translated as MGEEALLDLEHLTEVEQTVILNVLLRDAQLRQREAGRISKLQQVERDPMLLRSLTGEWFNEERSKRYHGGAADVVHASIRRKKRSKDLPVSSAFEEKREEISERQEERTVENTEDLEDAGRAENGTATQEEKSESFNLSVAPTPRPRTRLTAQNAENGESVSGVKGNSDDSETAEDMVLRNTPSPLQIDSEGDIDSGSTELYYTKFGSINSLHSNHMVSGSLMSLYSVGDFGGITVTGRVQFSLHYDPKTEELRVRVCRCQDLAPAHNNRSNPYVKVYLLPDNTSHSKRKTSVKRKTLNPVYEETLKYKVRKSDLQARVLSVSVWHMERVRRNLFLGEVEVILAQWDWGQCQPTWYPLLPRVQMNPDDIISRGTIILSLKFIPSGSEEGGYPLTGELHIWLKEIVGLVPPKRGSPSTYVKSVVLPDESGTSGQQTRVVRGSVSPLFNHTMVYDGLQPSDLTQACAEITVWNSSMCLGGVRLSTGSGVSYGQTVCWMDSTEEEIGVWNTVMKNSNTWVDTSLPIRTNLQLCSE; from the exons ATGGGGGAGGAAGCTCTACTGGATCTGGAGCACCTCACCGAGGTGGAACAGACCGTGATCTTAAACGTGTTGCTGAGGGACGCACAGTTAAGGCAAAGGGAGGCTGGACgcatcag taAACTGCAGCAGGTGGAGAGGGACCCCATGCTCCTGCGTTCTCTCACGGGGGAGTGGTTTAACGAGGAGCGCTCCAAGAGATATCATGGTGGTGCGGCTGACGTTGTCCACGCCTCCATACGCCGAAAAAAGCGAAGCAAAG ATTTGCCTGTGAGTTCAGCGTTTgaggaaaagagagaagagaTATCTGAGAGGCAGGAAGAGAGGACAGTGGAGAACACAGAAGATCTGGAGGATGCAGGAAGAGCAGAAAACGGAACAGCAACACAGGAGGAAAAAAGCGAAAG TTTCAACCTCAGTGTTGCTCCTACACCACGGCCGAGGACAAGACTCACAGCACAG AATGCAGAGAACGGCGAAAGTGTTTCAGGAGTTAAAG GAAATTCTGATGACTCAGAGACTGCCGAAGACATGGTGCTGCGTAACACACCATCTccactgcag ATTGACTCAGAGGGTGATATTGACTCTGGCAGCACTGAGCTATACTACACCAAATTTGGCTCCATTAACAGCTTGCACTCCAATCATATG GTGAGTGGCAGCCTGATGAGCCTATACAGCGTCGGTGATTTCGGGGGCATAACCGTGACTGGGCGTGTCCAGTTCTCTCTGCATTATGACCCCAAGACGGAGGAGCTCCGTGTTCGTGTGTGCCGCTGTCAGGACCTAGCCCCGGCACACAACAACCGCTCCAACCC TTATGTGAAAGTGTACCTGCTCCCAGACAACACGTCTCACAGTAAACGGAAGACTTCCGTGAAGAGGAAAACCTTAAACCCCGTCTATGAAGAAACACTGAAA TATAAAGTACGTAAGTCGGACCTTCAGGCGCGCGTGCTCAGCGTGTCCGTGTGGCATATGGAGCGTGTGCGGAGGAACCTCTTcttgggggaggtggaggtgatacTTGCCCAGTGGGACTGGGGCCAGTGTCAGCCAACCTGGTATCCCCTGCTGCCCAGA GTACAAATGAATCCTGATGATATCATCAGCAGAGGAACCATCATACTGTCACTGAAATTTATCCCTTCTGGCTCTGAAG AAGGAGGATATCCTCTGACTGGTGAGCTGCATATTTGGCTAAAGGAAATTGTAGGACTCGTTCCCCCAAAGCGTGGCAGTCCCAGCACATATGTCAAAAG CGTGGTTTTGCCAGATGAAAGTGGCACTAGCGGTCAGCAGACGCGCGTGGTCCGTGGCTCTGTCAGTCCCCTGTTCAACCACACGATGGTTTATGACGGCCTGCAGCCCAGTGACCTCACACAGGCCTGCGCTGAGATCACTGTGTGGAACTCGTCCATGTGCTTGGGAGGAGTGCGTCTGAGCACGGGCTCAG GTGTGAGTTATGGTCAGACAGTTTGTTGGATGGACTCCACTGAGGAGGAGATCGGTGTGTGGAACACAGTGATGAAAAACTCCAACACCTGGGTGGACACATCTCTACCAATCAGAACCAACCTACAGTTGTGTTCAGAGTAA
- the LOC143516937 gene encoding LOW QUALITY PROTEIN: solute carrier family 22 member 13 (The sequence of the model RefSeq protein was modified relative to this genomic sequence to represent the inferred CDS: inserted 1 base in 1 codon), whose translation MSYMLLAGLAYLIWDWRKLQLTFSAPGFFFSFYIWVLPHSARWLLVNNRKEEAFVLLCRAASVNGRSFLATAEIDRCEETRGWSQHSATDLVRAPQMRKRSLILFYIWFVNXLGDYGLSLGVSDLSTDLYLTQFLFGLVEIPVRLLVMLVLPCSRRIPQCGFLAIGGGACLLMLAVPPDNCNAWTALAKTGKFGITASFSAIYVFSAELFPTVIRSLVQNIIDKMTVKQFYADY comes from the exons CTCATTTGGGACTGGAGAAAGCTGCAGCTCACCTTCTCAGCACCAGGGTTCTTCTTTAGTTTCTACATCTG GGTCCTTCCTCATTCGGCCCGCTGGCTACTGGTAAACAATAGAAAAGAGGAGGCTTTTGTTCTTCTTTGTAGAGCAGCTTCAGTCAATGGTCGCTCCTTCCTGGCCACAGCAGAG ATTGACAGGTGTGAGGAAACACGGGGGTGGAGTCAGCACTCTGCCACAGATCTCGTTCGTGCTCCCCAGATGAGGAAGAGAAGCCTCATCCTGTTCTACATCTG GTTTGTTA ATTTGGGGGACTATGGTCTGTCCCTGGGTGTATCAGATCTGAGTACAGACCTTTATCTGACTCAGTTCCTGTTTGGGCTGGTGGAGATCCCAGTCAGATTGCTGGTTATGCTGGTCCTGCCCTGTAGTCGTCGGATTCCACAGTGCGGTTTCCTGGCCattgggggcggggcctgcctCCTAATGCTTGCTGTCCCACCAG atAATTGTAATGCATGGACTGCCCTGGCAAAGACTGGGAAATTTGGGATCACAGCGTCTTTTTCTGCCATCTATGTCTTTTCAGCTGAGCTGTTTCCAACAGTGATTAGGTCATTAGTCCAAAACATTATTGACAAAATGACAGTAAAGCAGTTTTATGCAGACTATTAA
- the LOC143516935 gene encoding digestive cysteine proteinase 2 — translation MSFLAVAVLVFCVSVLEATPLVGRTIPDFGKMYHVKGVISLPYAEIKEPFEAWYDLHGNRSRIDYYHGMVSTFQLGASVTRGMSYKITPVTTETEFNAMKCFQVNGTMDDPVVPQPALPNTQGFQFEQIEYYAGVLCEVWKYVTIIGHKKNTYRLWVAHTDGQAAFATPHHYEMMGYNTLLGSHYDKYLIDYSDFKPHTDPEDFRLPEGMSCGPFPGPGVEHRLLANPIQDLIHTSPVGHAHRLFGHFKETYERSYENDLEHEEREHCFVHNLRYVHSMNRAGLPFSLSVNHLADRTQGELAVMRGGKGRKTPNNAQAFPTELLSVTPPDTLDWRLYGAVTPVKDQAVCGSCWSFATTGSLEGALFLKTGEQVRLSQQMLVDCTWGFGNNGCDGGEEWRAYEWIMKHGGISTAETYGAYTGMNGLCHYNESLMVARVKSYTNVTSGDVEALKVALFKQGPIAVGIDAAHRSFTFYSNGVYYEPACKNGTDDLDHAVLAVGYGTLDGQTYWLVKNSWSTYWGNDGYVLMSMKDNNCGVATAATYVTLA, via the exons ATGTCTTTTCTAGCGGTAGCCGTGTTGGTCTTCTGTGTCTCAG tgttggagGCCACGCCGCTTGTAGGAAGGACGATTCCTGATTTCGGCAAAATGTATCATGTAAAAG GCGTGATTTCGTTGCCCTATGCTGAAATCAAGGAACCATTCGAAGCCTGGTATGACCTACATGGGAATAGAAGCAGAATCGATTACTATCATG GCATGGTCTCTACTTTTCAACTCGGTGCCTCTGTGACTCGGGGGATGAGCTACAAGATCACACCAGTTACCACAGAGACAGAATTCAATGCCATGAAATGCTTCCAGGTCAATGGCACCATGGATGATCCAGTTGTACCTCAGCCAGCGTTGCCCAACACCCAGGGCTTTCAG TTTGAGCAGATAGAGTACTACGCAGGTGTCTTGTGTGAGGTGTGGAAGTATGTAACGATTATCGGACACAAAAAGAACACTTATCGTCTATGGGTGGCACACACAGACGGGCAGGCAGCCTTTGCCACGCCCCATCATTATGAGATGATGGGCTACAACACACTGCTCGGCTCCCATTATGACAAATACCTCATTGACTATAGTGACTTCAAACCTCACACTGACCCTGAAGACTTCCGTCTACCAGAAG GTATGAGCTGTGGCCCATTTCCTGGTCCAGGGGTGGAGCACCGGCTATTGGCCAATCCCATTCAAGACCTGATTCATACGTCTCCTGTTGGCCACGCCCATCGCTTGTTTGGTCACTTTAAAGAAACGTATGAGAGGTCCTATGAGAATGACCTGGAGCATGAGGAGCGAGAGCACTGCTTTGTTCACAACCTCCG GTACGTTCACTCCATGAACAGGGCCgggctccctttctctctctctgtgaaccACTTGGCCGATCGCACCCAGGGGGAGCTGGCGGTGATGAGGGGAGGGAAAGGCAGGAAGACTCCTAACAATGCCCAGGCCTTCCCCACGGAGCTGCTCTCAGTCACTCCACCCGACACCCTGGACTGGAGACTGTATG gtgctgtAACCCCGGTTAAGGATCAGGCTGTGTGTGGGTCTTGCTGGAGCTTTGCCACCACAGGTTCCCTGGAGGGAGCGTTGTTTTTAAAG ACAGGGGAGCAGGTCAGGCTGTCTCAACAGATGCTGGTGGACTGTACATGGGGCTTTGGCAACAACGgatgtgatggaggagaggagtggagagcgTATGAGTGGATCATGAAACATGGTGGCATCTCGACTGCAGAGACCTATGGAGCATATACAGGAATG AATGGCCTGTGTCACTATAATGAGTCTCTTATGGTCGCCCGGGTGAAGAGCTACACCAACGTGACCAGTGGCGACGTGGAGGCGCTGAAGGTTGCGTTGTTCAAACAGGGCCCCATCGCCGTGGGCATCGACGCTGCTCACCGCTCCTTCACCTTCTACAGCAACGGAGTGTATTACGAACCCGCCTGCA AGAATGGAACGGATGACTTGGACCATGCTGTGCTGGCAGTAGGTTATGGAACACTGGACGGCCAGACTTATTGGCTGGTGAAGAACTCCTGGTCCACCTACTGGGGCAATGACGGCTATGTGCTCATGTCTATGAAGGACAATAACTGTGGTGTGGCAACTGCAGCTACGTATGTTACGCTGGCCTAA